A genomic window from Vitis riparia cultivar Riparia Gloire de Montpellier isolate 1030 chromosome 18, EGFV_Vit.rip_1.0, whole genome shotgun sequence includes:
- the LOC117907408 gene encoding glycine-rich cell wall structural protein 2-like: protein MGKDNVVAWTLIFLCLGLFCYVVVEAKREGRFLSDGSHGLGNGYQNKYQEEAGYGGIGAGAYGGGSGGGGGGGSGSGSGYGGVGSGYGSGSGGGSGFGSGGMNGGEGGGNGGGYGQGNGGGGGGNYGSGDGTGGGYGSGGGGGSGGGGGSGYGPGTGQGGGYGSGGGNGGGFGSGWNGGGYGSGGGGGGGSGSGSGWDGNGRHGYGSGSGSGYGSGMGGGSGGGGGGGSGGGGGGGSGGGGEAHGGHEGGYGSGSGSGSGSGEGHGGSSYAAPGKNY from the coding sequence ATGGGAAAAGATAATGTGGTTGCCTGGACTCTCATTTTCTTATGCCTGGGCCTGTTTTGTTATGTAGTTGTTGAAGCTAAAAGGGAGGGGAGGTTTTTGAGTGATGGAAGTCATGGTCTGGGCAATGGGTACCAAAATAAGTATCAGGAAGAGGCTGGATATGGTGGCATTGGGGCCGGTGCTTATGGAGGAGGCtctggaggtggtggtggaggtggttCTGGTTCTGGCTCTGGCTATGGTGGTGTTGGGAGTGGATATGGATCAGGTTCGGGTGGTGGTTCAGGTTTTGGCTCTGGGGGCATGAATGGAGGAGAAGGGGGAGGAAATGGTGGTGGCTATGGACAAGgaaatggtggtggtggtggtggtaatTATGGGTCAGGTGATGGCACTGGCGGTGGTTATGGtagtggaggtggtggtggctCTGGAGGGGGAGGTGGCTCTGGCTATGGCCCTGGTACGGGCCAAGGTGGTGGATATGGTTCAGGTGGTGGAAATGGAGGTGGATTTGGCAGCGGATGGAATGGTGGAGGCTACGGTTCTGGTGGTGGAGGGGGTGGTGGCTCTGGTTCTGGGTCTGGTTGGGATGGTAATGGTAGACATGGATATGGCTCAGGGTCAGGGTCAGGGTATGGTAGTGGTATGGGTGGAGGGTCAGGTGGTGGGGGCGGTGGAGGGTCAGGTGGTGGGGGCGGCGGAGGTTCAGGAGGTGGTGGTGAAGCACATGGTGGTCATGAGGGAGGTTATGGTTCTGGTTCTGGTTCTGGTTCTGGGTCTGGGGAGGGTCATGGAGGCAGCTCCTACGCAGCTCCAGGCAAAAATTACTGA
- the LOC117907432 gene encoding subtilisin-like protease SBT1.7, whose translation MKTWRLSIVVLVSFHFALVVAEEIKHQQKNTYIVHMDKSNMPATFDDHFQWYDSSLKTASSSADMLYTYNNVVHGFSTRLTTEEAELLRGQLGILSVLPEARYELHTTRTPEFLGLGKSVALLPQADSASEVIVGVLDTGVWPELKSFDDTGLGPVPSSWKGECETGKTFQLSSCNRKLIGARFFSRGYEVAFGPVNETIESRSPRDDDGHGSHTSTTAVGSAVEGANLFGFAAGTARGMATHARVAAYKVCWLGGCYGSDIVAAMDKAVQDGVDVLSMSIGGGLSDYTKDSVAIGAFRAMEQGILVSCSAGNGGPAPSSLSNVAPWITTVGAGTLDRDFPAFVMLGDGKKFSGVSLYNGKPLSDSLIPLVYAGNASSSPNGNLCIPDNLIPGKVAGKIVLCDRGSNARVQKGVVVKEAGGVGMILTNTDLYGEELVADAHFLPTAAVGQKAGDSIKSYISSDPNPMATIAPGGTQVGVQPSPVVASFSSRGPNPVTPEILKPDIIAPGVNILAGWTGAVGPTGLQVDTRKVSFNIISGTSMSCPHVSGLAALLKAAHPEWSPAAIKSALMTTAYHTYKGGETIQDVATGSPATPFDYGAGHVNPVSALDPGLVYDATVDDYLSFFCALDYRQDEIKRFTNRDFTCDMNKKYSVEDLNYPSFAVPLQTASGKGGGSGELTVVKYTRTLTNVGTPATYKVSVSSQISSVKISVEPESLTFSEPNEKKSYTVTFTASSMPSGMTSFAHLEWSDGKHIVGSPVAFSWT comes from the coding sequence ATGAAGACATGGAGGTTATCAATAGTTGTACTCGTGAGTTTCCATTTCGCACTTGTTGTAGCAGAAGAGATCAAGCACCAACAAAAGAACACTTACATCGTTCACATGGACAAGTCTAACATGCCAGCAACTTTCGATGATCACTTCCAATGGTACGACTCTTCTCTAAAGACGGCATCAAGCTCGGCTGATATGCTTTACACCTACAACAATGTAGTCCACGGTTTCTCCACAAGGTTGACGACGGAGGAAGCTGAGTTGCTACGGGGGCAACTGGGAATTCTCTCCGTCTTACCTGAAGCCAGATATGAGCTTCATACAACCCGGACGCCAGAGTTCCTTGGACTTGGAAAAAGCGTTGCACTTCTCCCGCAAGCTGACTCAGCCAGCGAGGTGATTGTGGGAGTATTAGACACGGGTGTCTGGCCTGAGCTAAAAAGCTTTGACGACACTGGGCTGGGTCCCGTCCCAAGTAGCTGGAAAGGCGAATGTGAGACAGGCAAGACCTTCCAGTTATCAAGCTGCAATCGAAAACTAATTGGGGCAAGGTTCTTCTCAAGAGGGTATGAAGTCGCATTTGGACCAGTTAACGAAACAATAGAGTCAAGATCACCAAGAGATGATGACGGTCATGGAAGTCACACCTCAACTACTGCAGTTGGATCAGCAGTTGAAGGAGCTAACCTCTTCGGTTTCGCTGCTGGCACAGCCCGTGGAATGGCAACACATGCCAGAGTTGCTGCATACAAGGTTTGCTGGCTTGGTGGATGTTATGGCTCTGACATTGTAGCTGCAATGGACAAGGCTGTGCAAGATGGTGTTGATGTTCTATCCATGTCCATTGGTGGGGGATTGTCTGATTACACTAAAGACAGTGTTGCCATTGGGGCTTTCAGGGCTATGGAACAAGGAATCCTCGTATCTTGCTCAGCTGGAAATGGTGGCCCTGCTCCTAGCTCCTTGTCCAATGTTGCACCATGGATAACCACGGTGGGTGCGGGAACTCTGGACCGTGACTTCCCAGCATTTGTTATGCTAGGGGATGGAAAGAAATTCTCTGGTGTGTCACTTTACAATGGAAAGCCATTATCTGATTCCCTAATACCGCTTGTCTATGCTGGAAACGCAAGTTCCTCGCCAAATGGTAATCTATGCATTCCTGACAATTTGATTCCTGGAAAAGTTGCGGGAAAAATTGTTCTATGTGATCGAGGGTCAAATGCCCGAGTACAAAAGGGTGTTGTGGTAAAAGAAGCAGGTGGAGTAGGGATGATTTTGACGAACACGGATTTATATGGAGAAGAGCTGGTCGCAGATGCACATTTCTTGCCCACAGCAGCTGTGGGCCAGAAAGCTGGTGATTCCATAAAGAGCTATATCTCCTCTGACCCTAATCCAATGGCCACAATCGCCCCTGGGGGAACGCAGGTGGGTGTCCAACCATCACCTGTCGTAGCATCGTTTAGTTCCAGAGGGCCAAACCCTGTCACTCCTGAAATACTCAAACCTGACATAATAGCACCAGGAGTCAACATCCTAGCAGGATGGACTGGTGCAGTGGGACCAACTGGTTTACAGGTTGACACCAGGAAGGTGAGCTTCAACATCATTTCAGGTACATCCATGTCCTGCCCCCATGTAAGTGGGCTAGCAGCACTACTCAAGGCAGCTCACCCAGAATGGAGCCCTGCAGCAATTAAGTCTGCTCTCATGACCACAGCTTACCACACATACAAGGGTGGTGAAACAATACAGGATGTTGCAACTGGAAGCCCAGCAACTCCATTTGATTATGGTGCTGGACATGTAAATCCAGTATCAGCTCTGGACCCCGGCCTCGTCTATGATGCTACTGTTGATGACTATCTAAGTTTCTTTTGTGCCTTAGACTACAGGCAAGATGAGATCAAGCGGTTCACAAACAGAGACTTCACCTGTGATATGAACAAGAAATACAGTGTGGAAGATCTTAATTACCCATCCTTTGCAGTTCCTCTGCAGACGGCCTCAGGCAAAGGAGGTGGTAGTGGTGAATTAACAGTTGTTAAGTATACAAGGACTCTGACTAATGTGGGCACCCCAGCCACATATAAGGTCTCAGTGTCTTCACAGATTTCATCAGTGAAGATCTCTGTTGAGCCAGAATCACTGACTTTTAGTGAACCAAATGAAAAGAAGAGCTACACTGTGACATTTACAGCTAGTTCTATGCCATCTGGTATGACCAGTTTTGCACATCTTGAATGGTCAGATGGAAAACACATTGTTGGTAGTCCAGTGGCTTTCAGTTGGACATGA
- the LOC117907434 gene encoding protein arginine N-methyltransferase 2, whose product MEEGEMVCEAARKGDTAKLRALIDSGADVSFFDGEGLSPLMHAARLGHADAVKILLEAGAPWNALSPSNLSAGDFAMDSGHQEAFEVLLNAGIQAELILGTITRKANKNGDSDEDYLGDRITFSEDKLMDSNSKAIMMAWEKPLMEAHAKAVCSGGGHILNIGFGMGLVDTAIQQYKPATHTIIEAHPEVYNRMLHTGWGEKDNVKIIFGRWQDVLPQLESYDGIFFDTYGEYYEDLREFHQHLPTLLKPGGIYSFFNGLCGGNAFFHVVYCHLVSLELENLGYSTQLIPLPVKDCLGEEVWEGVKHKYWKLDTYYLPVCQSLQDSE is encoded by the exons ATGGAAGAAGGGGAAATGGTTTGTGAGGCGGCGAGGAAGGGCGACACTGCCAAACTGAGAGCTTTGATAGACTCCGGAGCAGACGTTTCGTTCTTCGATGGTGAAGGCCTTAGCCCACTCATGCACGCGGCCAGGCTCGGCCACGCTGATGCTGTCAAGATTCTGCTCGAAGCTGGTGCTCCCTGGAACGCACTCTCTCCTTCCAATCTCTCTGCCGGCGATTTCGCCATGGATTCCGGCCACCAAGAAGCATTCGAAGTCCTCCTCAACGCCG GGATTCAAGCTGAATTGATCCTAGGAACAATCACaaggaaagcaaataaaaatggTGATTCTGATGAGGATTACTTGGGAGATAGGATTACTTTTAGTGAGGATAAACTGATGGATTCCAATAGCAAGGCTATCATGATGGCTTGGGAGAAACCATTGATGGAGGCTCATGCAAAAGCTGTTTGCTCAGGTGGTGGTCACATATTGAACATTGGATTTGGAATGGGTCTTGTGGATACAGCTATTCAGCAGTATAAGCCTGCTACACACACCATCATTGAGGCTCATCCTGAAGTTTACAATCGTATGCTTCATACTGGTTGGGGTGAGAAGGACAATGTGAAGATAATATTTGGTCGGTGGCAAGATGTTCTTCCACAACTCGAATCCTACGATG GTATTTTTTTTGACACCTATGGAGAGTACTATGAAGATCTTAGAGAGTTTCACCAGCATCTTCCTACATTGTTGAAGCCTGGAGGGATATATTCATTCTTCAATGGCCTCTGTGGAGGTAATGCATTCTTTCATGTTGTTTATTGTCATCTAGTCTCTCTGGAACTTGAGAATTTGGGCTACTCAACACAGTTAATTCCCTTGCCTGTTAAGGATTGTTTGGGAGAAGAAGTTTGGGAGGGTGTCAAACACAAATATTGGAAACTAGATACCTATTACCTCCCTGTTTGTCAGTCTTTACAGGATTCTGAATGA
- the LOC117907433 gene encoding uncharacterized protein LOC117907433 has translation MGSDFERWEKDPFFSAAEEVQESADRMASTYRTWIHSSKEPSKMWNSEQLQRDLHTALGTTKWQLEEFERAVGSTYEDSSADDARDRHCQFIGAIGNQVSTIESSLQESAASEGRSSIPWVRLDEGERDELALFLTGPALSQDKTTVKIMGMDNETVNPKEVDEESVPECPKNSCYLTEWGSLESREEKLTGHRRTASANADIGAWKIAVADDGVQQSLFNGQPYVPPRKVPSVSGLLCTMDCSSKLKWPKNGFRKLKVMDHHQEGDSAFLRPQISPGISTCYEKGKSCLDGCDDCYDKQLYGWYGAMQRQLQRSQYQMQYSRPIQVAFWIALLCLIVLIALYAM, from the exons ATGGGATCGGATTTTGAGCGATGGGAGAAGGATCCCTTTTTCTCTGCGGCGGAGGAAGTACAGGAATCTGCAGACAG GATGGCATCTACATATAGAACATGGATCCACTCTTCCAAGGAACCTTCTAAAATGTGGAACTCTGAGCAACTCCAAAGGGACCTACACACTGCCCTCGGCACTACCAAATGGCAG TTGGAGGAGTTTGAGCGGGCTGTTGGGTCTACTTATGAAGATAGCTCAGCTGACGATGCAAGAGACAGGCATTGTCAGTTCATTGGTGCAATTGGAAACCAGGTTTCAACAATAGAAAGTTCTTTACAAGAATCAGCGGCCTCTGAAGGCAGGTCATCAATCCCTTGGGTGCGATTAGATGAAGGAGAACGTGATGAACTTGCATTATTTCTGACAGGACCAGCACTATCACAAGACAAAACCACTGTAAAAATCATGGGAATGGATAATGAAACTGTGAACCCAAAAGAGGTGGATGAAGAATCAGTGCCTGAATGTCCCAAAAATTCATGTTATTTAACTGAGTGGGGTTCATTGGAGTCCAGAGAGGAGAAGTTGACTGGACACAGGAGGACAGCAAGTGCTAATGCCGACATTGGTGCCTGGAagattgcagttgctgatgatGGTGTTCAACAGAGCTTGTTCAATGGGCAACCTTATGTACCACCTCGAAAGGTACCAAGTGTCTCGGGGCTCCTGTGTACCATGGACTGCTCATCCAAGCTGAAATGGCCAAAGAATGGTTTCAGGAAATTGAAGGTTATGGATCACCATCAAGAAGGTGATTCCGCATTCCTACGGCCTCAGATTAGTCCG GGCATCAGTACATGCTATGAAAAAGGCAAGAGTTGTCTAGATGGCTGTGATGATTGTTATGACAAACAACTCTATGGCTGGTATGGAGCTATGCAAAGACAGCTTCAAAGGTCTCAGTATCAAATGCAATATAGTCGGCCTATTCAAGTGGCATTTTGGATCGCTCTCCTTTGCTTGATTG TTTTGATTGCATTGTATGCAATGTAG